A genomic region of Acidobacteriota bacterium contains the following coding sequences:
- a CDS encoding serine/threonine protein kinase codes for MRFCPEDGTRLPELAGEDYLLGRTLDNKYLIKSKIGQGASGAVYRARRLSIQDDVAVKVLKPELVADSAATERFRREALALGRIHHPNTIAVYDFGVTPDGITFLVMEMLSGRTLRQVLREEKMLDLHRTVHLFNQMCSALNVAHNNKIIHRDLKPENIIVEKYEGQGEVVKVIDFGLAKLRFTGNLMKTLTEQGRVAGTPYYMSPEQWMDKTIDARTDVYGLGVILYEMLTGCVPFNAPTVMQLANKHVRIPPQPPNTLRPDLPKPVSDVVLRALSKKPEDRPSSTLEFAQELTEAAECSLPPNMAGRNFPLRNV; via the coding sequence ATGCGATTTTGCCCAGAAGACGGAACCAGACTACCAGAACTGGCGGGTGAAGATTATTTATTGGGCCGAACGCTTGATAACAAATACCTGATCAAGTCCAAAATTGGTCAAGGGGCCAGTGGTGCCGTGTATCGTGCCCGACGATTATCAATTCAGGATGATGTCGCCGTAAAAGTCCTGAAACCGGAACTGGTGGCTGACTCAGCCGCAACCGAACGGTTCCGACGCGAAGCACTTGCCCTGGGCCGAATCCATCATCCAAACACCATTGCCGTGTATGATTTTGGGGTCACACCTGACGGCATCACGTTCCTGGTGATGGAAATGCTGTCTGGCCGAACCTTGCGCCAGGTTTTGCGCGAGGAAAAGATGCTTGATCTCCATCGGACGGTTCATCTGTTTAACCAGATGTGTTCGGCACTGAATGTCGCCCATAACAACAAAATCATTCACCGTGATCTGAAACCGGAAAACATTATTGTTGAGAAATATGAAGGCCAGGGCGAAGTTGTCAAAGTCATTGATTTTGGTCTGGCCAAACTTCGGTTTACCGGTAACTTAATGAAAACATTGACTGAACAGGGCCGGGTGGCGGGAACTCCCTACTATATGTCCCCCGAACAATGGATGGACAAAACCATTGACGCTCGCACTGATGTCTATGGGCTGGGAGTGATTTTGTATGAAATGCTCACTGGATGCGTTCCATTTAATGCTCCGACCGTAATGCAACTGGCCAACAAGCACGTTCGGATTCCACCTCAACCACCCAACACGCTCCGACCAGATTTGCCCAAACCTGTCTCAGACGTGGTCTTGCGAGCCCTTAGCAAAAAACCTGAGGATCGCCCCTCGTCAACCCTGGAATTTGCCCAGGAGTTAACCGAAGCGGCTGAATGCTCGCTTCCACCCAACATGGCCGGACGCAATTTTCCGCTTCGCAATGTTTAA
- a CDS encoding ABC transporter permease, which yields MNQLLNNVLMGFDTLKAHKLRTFLTILGVIVGTSTVIVISAFVSGINVQVTKEIEAWGTNTIYVYKFNPGFNFRPTLEERTRKPITKKEAVAIREGCPSVKEVALFLSPIDFSNEGGRLERRIPIRYQDHEMRNSTLQGTWPAYERMGVVNLSEGRFFTEEENTRCDRVCVIGLDVAETLFPTTAALNREVLIDNYPFQVIGVLARRDHFLVGDDDANNENKAVYIPYETCHKMYPHLDDHFVMGMAKPGELDAAVNEMTSVLRRVRKVSYNDPDNFGVSTSDNIVEQFGQITGGIFLLMVAISSVGLLIGGIGVMNIMLVSVTERTKEIGIRKAIGARQRDIIQQFLIEAVTLTGIGGLIGIGIGWLMAIGIQYVLPSYVPPLAPVVGMVVSVATGVIFGLWPAMKAARLDPIEALRYE from the coding sequence ATGAACCAGTTATTGAATAATGTGTTGATGGGATTCGATACCCTCAAAGCGCATAAACTACGGACCTTCCTGACAATTCTGGGGGTTATTGTTGGTACTTCAACTGTGATTGTCATTTCTGCCTTTGTTTCAGGTATCAATGTCCAGGTAACCAAGGAAATCGAAGCCTGGGGGACCAATACCATTTATGTCTATAAGTTCAACCCAGGATTTAACTTCCGCCCAACGCTTGAAGAACGAACCCGTAAGCCCATAACCAAAAAAGAAGCCGTCGCCATTCGCGAAGGGTGCCCTTCGGTCAAAGAAGTGGCACTGTTTCTTTCTCCAATTGATTTTTCAAATGAAGGAGGGCGATTGGAGCGCCGGATTCCAATTCGGTATCAGGACCATGAAATGCGCAATAGTACCTTACAAGGGACCTGGCCAGCTTATGAGCGAATGGGGGTCGTGAATCTCAGCGAAGGACGCTTTTTTACCGAAGAAGAAAACACTCGATGTGACCGGGTTTGTGTCATCGGTTTGGACGTTGCTGAGACCTTGTTTCCAACAACTGCTGCGTTAAATCGTGAGGTATTGATTGATAATTATCCCTTCCAGGTGATTGGTGTGCTTGCCCGGCGCGATCATTTTCTGGTGGGAGATGATGATGCCAATAATGAAAACAAAGCCGTTTACATCCCATATGAAACCTGCCACAAAATGTATCCCCACCTTGATGACCATTTTGTGATGGGAATGGCCAAACCGGGAGAACTGGATGCTGCCGTCAATGAAATGACCAGTGTCCTTCGACGCGTGAGAAAAGTTTCATACAACGACCCTGATAATTTCGGTGTTTCGACCTCAGACAACATTGTTGAGCAATTTGGCCAGATCACTGGTGGTATATTTTTGCTCATGGTCGCTATCTCAAGCGTTGGCCTCTTGATTGGTGGTATCGGAGTGATGAATATCATGCTGGTTTCAGTGACTGAGCGAACCAAGGAAATTGGCATTCGCAAAGCCATCGGTGCCCGGCAACGCGATATCATTCAACAGTTTTTGATTGAAGCTGTCACTTTGACTGGGATTGGCGGATTGATTGGGATTGGAATTGGATGGTTAATGGCGATTGGAATCCAGTATGTACTTCCTTCTTATGTACCACCATTAGCCCCAGTTGTTGGGATGGTTGTATCGGTGGCAACTGGCGTCATCTTTGGATTATGGCCGGCTATGAAAGCTGCCCGGCTTGACCCAATTGAAGCCCTTCGATACGAATAA
- a CDS encoding cadherin repeat domain-containing protein: protein AIDYDGTSATPFDDQILYLDINFNGNTAGNVGFSVNGQLDFAGNPVSVTVGNITGGLIPDVAYLCSGSFNTGVSDGFAGIDVASDAAPGSPEQVIGGGVGAGNAVVAEAGFTGSVYDAQGAVGSVNDYDDEAGTIENNRRQFDVAPITAFQGNLCPRAIMFSRTSQLQDGANDLVFVATDFGSVGDGVAGIDSDGDLLDDVLSAPDRSADPVGSVFVLLNDTTSASFQGTILRNARRQDEDYDFGSTPPFPFGKQNGLILPSGNLPSGVSGGDFNGDNVFDICSSNNLSGTVTVFNSGPIAAVQPTAAPTSPQVSSYPNILTAFLPVGGSPTTVYTQDLNGDSKLDILGTNLLPGGYALFGSSTAGGTLFNQGTLRGLGLDSVVTSNGAVSLAINTIPASGVIPINGLRDPIEFGDNAGTLLDIVIARGSTPSDLTGAPGGLNVGYGTASGANFVQFGTVRLSSFVGVAEGNINNDALPDVAIVDRGAFQIVILQNSADGLAATARRRIGLFNLLDFFPRNEAGGLTSLDIGDVNRDNLRDIVVAVDGPNDQAVVLYNLGSTQIDFDTRFAIRAFPMGGDPTAIKLADLAGPAGPGSGTATGKDGAPEMIAVNRRTNSVTTLINNGAGIFGQGRVAETGGFDPLSQAIADYNDDGKLDTAVLNRGRRGLGTGTGEEDDSVVSIMLGNGDGSFQATNFLVPVPRQSVSIAAAGYGVVRNAIQIDIPDLNLDGIIDLGVASQLGGDLTNDIDNPFTVNDSDGTDEAGALTVLFGSSSQDGQFTRSTQSQSLVDTVRTGGRVATFPGSPDPLGLYPVIGYGELSINADYNQNGRPDAHVGGVETNNGNLIGGGGSNDGVLEDLFAGTMTSLDNLSAAFAAQRTTNVFPSGLNNLLTTSGTAPVDEDNVTGVASAGAFVVSDTGAIVDQFTNDFDLGNFQIAPDAVSVTRIGRVYESINITSILNHAPIVTTSNGNRAFDGPGRKVVLSEAEQKTINVKAEDVDQSLDGRLLKYRLVEFPSFVSLTDNGNGTASISVKPGLTDGSATANNGLGQDYRVAVEVTDQDFRLPLTSLLFFRIFVKDAPTAPSITPIPDQVVNATLSLAVPVTATDATNRRLTMSTTFAQPFSTFTDGGGGTALFQFRPTEANGGVFNVSVTATNDLGLSATASFKLTVIVNTAPTLSTIADITTQELRDSVVTVKAIDPDLGTLNQTLTLSMSGAPSFAILSDAGNGNGTITLSPKIGDAGTYRITVRALDNGIPAKTGEVSFNVTVTSTVQITAASFAKKRLFVAGSNFGPNPTLIVNGVTVPANLIVPTSAPNSITAKGNNKKQLGLRKGTNTLEVIGINGVKSAAYTLNLADAE from the coding sequence GCGATTGACTACGATGGAACAAGTGCCACACCGTTTGACGACCAGATTCTGTACCTGGACATCAACTTCAACGGGAACACGGCAGGAAACGTCGGGTTTTCAGTGAACGGACAGTTGGACTTCGCGGGCAACCCGGTGTCAGTGACGGTGGGGAACATCACGGGTGGATTGATTCCAGACGTGGCGTACCTGTGCTCGGGATCATTTAACACGGGCGTGTCGGACGGGTTCGCGGGAATTGACGTGGCGTCGGATGCGGCGCCAGGGTCACCGGAACAGGTGATCGGCGGCGGTGTGGGCGCGGGCAACGCGGTGGTTGCCGAAGCGGGCTTCACGGGAAGCGTGTATGATGCGCAGGGAGCCGTTGGCAGCGTCAACGACTATGACGATGAAGCGGGAACGATTGAAAACAACCGTCGGCAGTTTGACGTGGCGCCGATCACGGCGTTCCAGGGAAATCTGTGCCCACGGGCGATTATGTTCTCCCGGACGTCACAGTTGCAGGACGGCGCCAACGACCTGGTGTTTGTGGCGACGGACTTTGGCTCAGTCGGGGACGGCGTGGCCGGGATCGATAGCGACGGAGACCTGCTGGACGATGTGTTGTCAGCCCCGGATCGGAGCGCGGACCCAGTCGGGTCGGTGTTTGTGTTGTTGAACGACACCACGAGCGCGTCATTCCAGGGAACAATCCTGCGCAATGCGCGCCGCCAGGATGAAGATTATGACTTTGGATCAACGCCGCCCTTCCCATTTGGGAAACAAAACGGGTTGATTCTGCCATCCGGCAACCTGCCATCAGGGGTGTCAGGTGGGGACTTCAACGGGGACAACGTGTTTGACATTTGTTCGTCAAACAACCTGTCGGGAACGGTGACGGTGTTTAACTCCGGACCGATTGCGGCGGTGCAGCCAACGGCGGCGCCAACCTCACCCCAGGTGAGTTCATATCCGAACATTTTGACGGCGTTTTTGCCAGTGGGCGGATCACCGACAACGGTGTACACACAGGATCTGAACGGGGACAGCAAACTCGACATTCTGGGAACGAACCTGTTGCCAGGTGGCTATGCGCTGTTCGGTTCATCAACCGCGGGTGGAACCCTGTTCAATCAGGGAACGCTGCGTGGATTGGGCCTGGATTCAGTGGTGACGAGCAATGGCGCGGTGTCATTGGCGATCAACACGATTCCGGCGAGCGGTGTGATTCCGATCAACGGGCTGCGGGATCCGATTGAATTCGGGGACAATGCGGGAACGTTGCTCGACATCGTGATTGCACGCGGCAGCACGCCATCGGATCTGACGGGCGCGCCAGGCGGCCTCAACGTGGGCTACGGAACGGCGTCGGGAGCGAACTTCGTGCAGTTCGGCACCGTGCGGTTGAGCAGCTTTGTGGGTGTGGCCGAAGGCAACATCAACAACGATGCGCTGCCGGATGTGGCGATTGTGGATCGCGGAGCGTTCCAGATCGTGATTCTGCAGAACAGTGCGGATGGATTGGCGGCGACGGCCCGGCGACGGATCGGGTTGTTCAACCTGCTGGACTTCTTCCCCCGCAACGAAGCGGGTGGTTTGACGTCATTGGACATCGGCGATGTGAACCGGGACAACCTGCGAGACATCGTGGTGGCCGTGGACGGACCAAACGATCAGGCAGTGGTGCTCTATAACCTGGGCAGCACGCAGATTGACTTTGACACGCGGTTTGCAATTCGCGCGTTCCCAATGGGCGGCGACCCAACAGCGATCAAGCTGGCGGATCTGGCCGGACCAGCGGGACCGGGAAGCGGAACGGCGACTGGAAAAGATGGGGCACCGGAAATGATCGCGGTGAACCGACGCACCAACAGCGTGACAACGCTGATCAACAACGGCGCTGGAATTTTCGGCCAGGGCCGGGTGGCGGAAACGGGCGGCTTTGATCCGCTGTCACAGGCGATTGCCGACTACAACGACGATGGCAAGTTGGACACCGCGGTGTTGAACCGAGGCCGTCGTGGATTGGGAACCGGCACGGGTGAAGAAGATGACTCAGTGGTGAGCATCATGTTGGGCAATGGCGATGGATCATTCCAGGCGACGAACTTCCTGGTGCCAGTGCCACGGCAGTCAGTATCAATCGCCGCCGCCGGATACGGGGTGGTGCGCAATGCAATTCAGATTGACATTCCAGACCTGAACCTGGATGGAATCATCGACCTGGGAGTGGCGTCACAGTTGGGCGGCGATTTGACCAACGATATTGACAACCCATTCACGGTCAATGATTCAGATGGAACGGATGAAGCGGGAGCGTTGACGGTGCTGTTCGGCAGTTCAAGCCAGGATGGCCAGTTTACGCGGTCAACGCAGTCACAGTCGCTGGTGGACACGGTGCGAACCGGTGGCCGGGTGGCGACCTTCCCAGGATCGCCAGATCCGCTGGGACTGTATCCAGTGATTGGATACGGTGAATTGTCAATCAACGCCGACTACAACCAGAATGGACGTCCAGACGCCCACGTGGGTGGTGTGGAAACCAACAATGGCAACCTCATTGGGGGCGGCGGATCAAACGATGGCGTGTTGGAAGACCTGTTCGCGGGAACAATGACGAGCCTGGACAACCTGAGCGCCGCGTTTGCCGCGCAACGGACGACCAACGTGTTCCCATCAGGGTTGAATAACCTGCTTACGACTTCTGGAACGGCGCCAGTGGACGAAGACAACGTGACGGGCGTGGCGTCAGCCGGCGCGTTCGTGGTGAGCGACACGGGAGCGATTGTTGACCAGTTCACCAACGACTTTGATCTGGGCAACTTCCAGATTGCACCCGATGCCGTGAGCGTGACGCGCATTGGTCGGGTGTATGAAAGCATCAACATCACCAGCATTTTGAACCACGCGCCAATCGTGACGACCTCGAACGGGAATCGTGCGTTTGACGGCCCAGGCCGGAAAGTTGTGTTGTCGGAAGCCGAGCAGAAGACAATCAACGTGAAAGCCGAGGACGTGGACCAGAGCCTGGATGGCCGGTTGTTGAAGTATCGGTTAGTGGAATTCCCAAGCTTTGTGTCATTGACGGATAACGGTAATGGTACAGCGTCAATTTCAGTGAAACCAGGATTGACGGATGGATCAGCCACCGCCAACAATGGTTTGGGTCAGGATTATCGAGTGGCCGTGGAAGTGACCGATCAGGACTTCCGTCTGCCGCTGACGAGCCTGCTGTTCTTCCGAATCTTTGTGAAAGACGCGCCAACCGCGCCGTCAATCACGCCGATTCCGGATCAAGTCGTGAATGCGACCCTGTCATTGGCGGTGCCAGTGACGGCGACGGATGCGACCAACCGCCGCTTGACGATGTCAACGACGTTTGCGCAGCCATTCTCAACCTTCACGGATGGTGGTGGTGGAACGGCGCTGTTCCAGTTCCGGCCAACCGAAGCCAACGGTGGCGTGTTCAACGTCAGCGTGACGGCGACCAATGACCTGGGCTTGAGCGCGACGGCGAGCTTCAAGCTGACGGTGATTGTCAACACCGCCCCAACCCTGAGCACGATTGCTGATATTACCACTCAGGAATTGAGGGATAGTGTTGTGACGGTTAAGGCAATTGACCCAGACCTGGGGACGTTGAATCAGACGTTGACCCTGTCAATGTCAGGGGCCCCAAGCTTCGCGATCCTGAGCGATGCTGGGAACGGCAACGGAACGATCACGTTGTCACCGAAGATTGGTGATGCGGGAACGTACCGGATCACGGTGCGTGCGCTGGATAACGGTATCCCAGCCAAGACGGGTGAAGTGAGCTTCAACGTGACGGTGACGTCAACGGTGCAGATCACTGCCGCCAGCTTTGCCAAGAAACGCTTGTTCGTGGCGGGTTCAAACTTCGGTCCGAACCCAACCCTGATCGTCAATGGTGTGACGGTGCCGGCCAATCTGATTGTGCCGACCTCCGCGCCAAACAGCATCACGGCCAAGGGCAACAACAAGAAACAGTTGGGCCTGCGCAAGGGCACCAACACCCTCGAAGTGATTGGCATCAATGGTGTCAAGTCAGCGGCCTACACGCTGAACCTCGCCGATGCTGAATAG
- a CDS encoding ABC transporter permease — protein MSYIEIIRLALSAILAHKLRSFLTLLGVIFGVATVIVVVSLIEGFNTYVDEKISDMGPNAIVIRKFSIDDFNSLDAFEKAQKRNKDIKLEDLEAIKAQSRYAISVGAQTGGGAEVKRGDEILYEVSLTGRTDTMGDIQRMEAVHGNYFTFQDLEHKRQVCFIGSEVAERLFKTANPIGGEIKIDGRVFSVVGVSKSLGSAFGASRDKFIDIPLTTFQKIYGTRRSLAVYVQVANEQVVPDAVDEVRVIMRNRRHLSFGDLDNFGITTVEMISNLRQRIFGTIQMTAIGVTSIALVVGGIVIMNIMLVSVTERTREIGIRKSLGARRTDIIRQFLAESFVLALVGGAIGVTIAYMIALSLAAFTPIPARLPLVAVFLALLVSGGVGIASGVYPAWRAASLDPIRALRAD, from the coding sequence ATGTCTTATATCGAAATCATCAGATTAGCACTTAGTGCTATACTGGCCCATAAGTTACGGTCATTTTTGACGTTACTTGGGGTCATTTTCGGAGTTGCCACGGTCATTGTTGTTGTTTCGCTGATTGAAGGGTTTAACACCTATGTTGATGAAAAAATTTCGGACATGGGCCCCAATGCAATTGTGATTCGAAAATTCAGCATTGACGATTTCAACAGTCTTGATGCCTTTGAAAAGGCGCAAAAACGAAACAAAGATATAAAGTTGGAAGATCTGGAAGCGATCAAAGCTCAATCCCGGTATGCCATATCAGTTGGCGCGCAAACCGGAGGTGGGGCAGAGGTCAAGCGTGGGGATGAAATCCTGTATGAAGTCAGTCTCACGGGCCGAACTGATACGATGGGAGACATCCAGCGCATGGAAGCGGTTCATGGCAATTATTTTACCTTCCAGGATCTTGAGCATAAGCGGCAGGTCTGTTTTATTGGATCAGAAGTTGCCGAACGTTTGTTTAAAACGGCCAATCCAATTGGAGGCGAGATTAAAATTGACGGTCGAGTCTTTTCGGTCGTTGGAGTTTCCAAATCACTTGGATCCGCCTTTGGTGCCTCGCGGGACAAGTTTATTGATATCCCGCTCACAACCTTTCAGAAAATCTATGGTACCCGGCGCTCGCTTGCCGTCTATGTCCAGGTTGCGAATGAACAGGTTGTCCCAGACGCCGTGGATGAAGTCCGTGTCATTATGCGGAACCGCCGGCATTTATCATTTGGGGACCTGGATAATTTTGGGATTACTACGGTAGAAATGATTTCAAATCTGCGTCAGCGGATCTTTGGCACTATTCAGATGACCGCCATCGGAGTTACTTCAATTGCCTTAGTGGTGGGCGGCATTGTGATTATGAACATAATGCTGGTTTCGGTAACTGAGCGAACCCGTGAAATTGGCATTCGAAAATCTTTAGGTGCTCGTCGAACTGATATCATTCGTCAATTTCTGGCTGAATCGTTTGTTCTGGCTCTGGTTGGGGGAGCGATTGGGGTCACGATTGCCTATATGATTGCCTTGTCCCTGGCAGCTTTTACACCAATTCCAGCCCGACTTCCTCTGGTGGCTGTCTTTCTGGCATTACTGGTCTCTGGAGGGGTGGGAATTGCTTCGGGCGTGTATCCAGCCTGGCGAGCCGCCTCATTGGATCCTATCCGCGCCTTGCGAGCTGATTAA
- a CDS encoding glycosyltransferase family 9 protein: MNPEAIRRVLLVRLRSIGDTVLMTPVLEALKQWSPNISISVVSEPLSAPVLEAHPLVDQLFIVPRTRKKWRDLIQRGRLIQDLRQEGFDLAVNLHGGTTGAWICWLSGTPRRVGFALPNTKFLLTTVIPPPQEVWQKKTIHCVEQQLAWIKYLGIPIQHPPTLSLKCQPESLKTVAAFLTVNGISSPYAVFHPAAAFATKQWAPVRFAQVIDRVRELGLKPIICVARSETGVARAIQGDLISRDETLVIDHFSLSEMMALIAGASLFVGNDSGPAHIAAALGRPMVVIFGSSNEEVWHPWTTSPHEVVRRRLPCVPCAGYTCQVFPEPECIKGVEVRDVLQAIQRVLGTW; this comes from the coding sequence ATGAATCCAGAAGCAATTCGACGAGTGTTACTCGTTCGATTGAGGTCAATTGGTGATACGGTGCTCATGACCCCGGTCTTGGAAGCCTTAAAGCAGTGGTCACCCAATATCTCAATTTCAGTTGTAAGCGAGCCCCTTTCGGCACCAGTTCTTGAAGCTCACCCCCTGGTTGATCAGTTATTTATTGTTCCACGAACCCGCAAAAAATGGCGAGATTTGATTCAACGAGGACGGCTGATTCAGGATTTAAGACAGGAAGGCTTTGATCTGGCGGTCAATTTACACGGAGGTACAACCGGGGCCTGGATTTGCTGGCTTTCAGGGACACCACGCCGGGTCGGGTTTGCACTCCCCAATACAAAATTTCTGTTAACGACTGTTATTCCGCCACCCCAGGAAGTCTGGCAAAAAAAGACGATTCACTGCGTGGAGCAACAACTTGCCTGGATCAAATACCTGGGAATCCCAATTCAACATCCCCCAACGCTTTCACTCAAATGCCAGCCTGAGAGTTTGAAAACCGTTGCCGCTTTTCTCACCGTCAACGGCATTTCATCACCCTATGCCGTTTTTCACCCGGCGGCAGCTTTTGCAACCAAACAATGGGCACCGGTGCGATTTGCTCAAGTGATTGACCGTGTCAGGGAATTAGGGCTGAAACCAATTATTTGCGTGGCCAGGTCTGAAACTGGGGTGGCACGGGCTATTCAAGGAGACCTGATTTCCAGAGATGAAACGCTTGTAATTGACCATTTTTCGCTTTCAGAAATGATGGCCCTCATTGCTGGGGCGTCACTTTTTGTCGGGAATGATAGTGGCCCAGCGCATATTGCTGCAGCTTTGGGGCGTCCAATGGTGGTTATTTTTGGATCTTCAAACGAGGAAGTCTGGCATCCGTGGACAACCTCACCCCATGAGGTGGTCCGCCGCCGACTTCCATGTGTTCCCTGTGCCGGGTACACCTGTCAGGTATTTCCAGAGCCGGAATGCATTAAAGGAGTTGAAGTGAGGGATGTACTTCAGGCAATTCAGCGAGTGCTTGGCACCTGGTAG
- a CDS encoding M48 family peptidase: MSEQKVVSSPAVETLETELAEFARHQFRKFAPRKVAPAEFQVRFYPYAGFNNTIRLRQGTLLIRLSDLLKGASPVVRHAIIGILIAKILKKPVPVEYEEAFRVFTQLPSVKTAIERARRVRGFKHVTGEKGQVYDLGELFQTLNHQYFSDELSQPTLTWSRTQTRRILGHYDRAHHTIVISRTLDDPRVPGYVVAYVLYHEMLHIKHRVRSVNGRNCIHSTEFQTEERVFARYTEAQQWLSELARRPKPKPVRRKSPAKPNSG, translated from the coding sequence ATGTCAGAACAAAAAGTTGTTTCGTCTCCAGCCGTGGAAACACTTGAAACCGAGTTAGCTGAGTTTGCTCGTCACCAATTTCGGAAATTTGCTCCGCGCAAGGTGGCGCCCGCTGAGTTTCAGGTTCGATTTTACCCGTATGCCGGGTTTAACAATACCATCCGACTGCGGCAGGGAACGCTACTGATCCGGCTGTCTGATTTACTCAAAGGTGCCTCGCCGGTGGTTCGGCACGCGATTATTGGTATTTTAATTGCCAAGATTTTAAAGAAGCCGGTTCCGGTTGAGTATGAAGAAGCCTTTCGAGTTTTTACGCAACTTCCCAGTGTCAAAACTGCCATTGAGCGCGCCCGCCGGGTCCGAGGGTTTAAGCACGTCACTGGTGAAAAAGGCCAGGTCTATGACCTTGGAGAACTGTTTCAAACACTCAACCATCAATATTTTTCTGATGAATTAAGCCAGCCAACCCTGACCTGGAGCCGAACCCAAACCCGCCGGATTCTCGGTCATTATGACCGGGCTCACCACACCATTGTCATCAGCCGAACCCTTGATGATCCACGCGTCCCAGGCTACGTTGTGGCCTATGTGCTGTATCACGAAATGCTGCATATCAAGCACCGGGTTCGTTCCGTCAATGGTCGAAATTGTATTCACTCAACTGAGTTTCAGACCGAAGAACGTGTCTTTGCCAGGTATACCGAAGCCCAACAGTGGTTAAGTGAACTTGCTCGTCGTCCCAAACCCAAGCCGGTCCGGAGAAAATCACCTGCCAAGCCAAATAGTGGTTAG
- a CDS encoding rod shape-determining protein produces MWWESIRNFFVSGVAIDLGTANTLIYSRGHGIILNEPSAIAINRDTGNVVAVGRRAIAMLGREPYDTVVHRPMKDGTIADYDLAEKMLRNFFHAACKRESRRYCKLVVSIPSSATQTERRALRNAAYSIGANKVFLIDEGLAAAVGSEVMFRSPQAHLLVDIGGGTTNITIVSTTGIIASKSLEIAGNRMTQDIVEYLHRKHKLVIDEQSAEQIKINLGSAIPQENEASMLVTGKNLTNYKVRELTLLQSEVVEALDHTLDTIIEGIRQVIESSKPAVAVDIHRTGVTLAGGGSLLRDFYRRVHLELGLPAMRASNPMEAVVVGAGQLLDRPELLKRFSGADMIRYQEWVDEDMPVPS; encoded by the coding sequence ATGTGGTGGGAATCGATTCGGAATTTTTTTGTCAGCGGGGTTGCAATCGACCTCGGTACGGCCAATACCCTGATTTACTCCCGTGGCCATGGGATTATTCTCAATGAGCCATCAGCGATTGCCATTAATCGGGATACGGGGAACGTTGTCGCGGTTGGGCGACGGGCCATTGCGATGCTTGGCCGCGAGCCATACGACACCGTGGTTCATCGTCCGATGAAGGATGGAACCATTGCCGACTATGATCTGGCGGAAAAAATGCTTCGGAATTTCTTTCACGCCGCCTGTAAACGCGAATCACGCCGATACTGCAAACTGGTGGTGAGTATTCCCAGTTCAGCCACTCAAACCGAACGTCGGGCGCTCCGCAATGCGGCCTATAGTATTGGGGCGAACAAAGTGTTCTTAATTGACGAAGGACTGGCGGCGGCAGTCGGCTCTGAGGTGATGTTTCGCAGCCCTCAAGCCCATCTTCTGGTTGATATCGGTGGTGGCACAACCAACATCACAATTGTCAGTACCACTGGAATTATCGCTTCAAAATCGCTTGAAATTGCCGGAAATCGCATGACCCAGGATATTGTTGAATACCTGCACCGCAAACATAAGTTGGTGATTGACGAACAATCGGCGGAACAAATCAAGATCAACCTTGGCTCAGCCATTCCACAGGAAAACGAAGCGTCAATGCTGGTCACCGGGAAAAACCTCACCAACTATAAAGTTCGTGAATTGACATTATTGCAAAGCGAAGTGGTTGAAGCTCTCGACCATACCCTCGACACCATCATCGAAGGAATCAGACAGGTCATTGAGTCAAGTAAACCAGCCGTAGCCGTTGATATTCATCGAACTGGTGTAACTCTGGCTGGCGGCGGGTCACTGCTTCGAGACTTTTATCGGCGGGTTCACCTTGAACTTGGATTACCGGCCATGCGGGCGTCGAACCCGATGGAAGCAGTGGTGGTCGGAGCTGGGCAGCTTTTGGATAGACCTGAGCTTTTAAAACGATTCTCTGGGGCGGATATGATTCGGTATCAGGAATGGGTTGACGAAGATATGCCGGTTCCAAGCTAA